In Arachis hypogaea cultivar Tifrunner chromosome 7, arahy.Tifrunner.gnm2.J5K5, whole genome shotgun sequence, the genomic window AAAGTCCTGCTGCATGCACCAAGTCATAGGTTCTAGGGTATGATGGAAATGCCTCACACCTACAAACCACCGAAAAATCATGTTTGTACAGAAACTACAATTTGCTGAAAACTATTCTTCATAAGAACTTATCAAAATCCTGAGCAGTGCTGGTAATTGgaaaaaagtttttcaaaaagaatAATGCACCATGTAAGAATTGATTTGTCTGTTATAATGAAGTCTCACTAAGGAAGAATTCAGCAGTGCATCTAAACCAGATGCAGCCAATAAAAAGGGATTGATGGAAGAGAATCACGATATTCACATTTAGAAATGAGAAATGTTAGGGGCAAACACTTTTTAACAATATTAGCCAATACTTTGAGCTAacactttatttttatactattaggatttaggattaaaggtttaaaatttagtataaaaataccTTTGTAGGCCAAGTGTTAGGTCaaagataataaattttgttagtcATGTAGTATTGCTCTTCAAGAATAGCTGAATAAGAAGAAAGGTAAGAGAGATTAAAATACCAATCATGCAGAATGCCAACGAAACCTCTGTCCTGGATCAAAGGAAGATGGTTTGGCCCACTCATTGAAACCACATTCATGACCCAGACAGACTTTTTAGCTTGCAGCAATGCCAAATTGAAACCACCAAACTCGGCATTCATGTCGAGCACATTCCTGAACATGTTGTAAGGAGGTGAAGGGTCCTCTTCGCCCGGCCTCTTCGGATGGTCAGAAAATATTAAAGGTGACAGGAGCGACCAATAATTGTTGACTGCTGTTTTCCAGCTATCAGTGTCCTCGGCAAGTTCATCAGACTGCAACCCTGACATATTTAAACATGGACAGTGTAAGTCCAACATAACTATTCGATTCGGCAAGGTTTTACAATGAAATCACTTTCCCTAAGAGCTCAATAGATAAGAGTTTGAAGACAGTAACAATTACCATGGACTGCAAGCTCGTTCTTGTTCAAGTTAGCTCGAGAAGGCCATGCTTCCCTTTTTTCAATTGGAATCCAACGGCTATTCTGTGTTCCTCCTATGCAATTTTGCAGTACTCGATAATATGGAGTCTCTATATCATGACTTTTACCACACAAAGAAGGACCAGAACCAGGCTTTCTGGTTGTAAAAATAGGCAATGCTAAGAATCAGGACCATGTTGAAACGGTAAGCAAATGTATACACATGGCATAAAATCTATTTACCAGAAACCGCTTCTAAGGGTATGGAAATCGTAAATGCATGTACTGTATTGTTACCTTGAACTATAGCAACTCTTTTTACTAGTTTTCTTCCATACGGCAGTTTCATCTTGCTGGGACAACATTTCCCAGCAAATACTTTGTGCAAAATCCTGTACAAACTTCCACCTTTTCTGACTCTCTTTGTTTCGAGCATTTGTAAGTGGCGATGTCCAGACAAAGTATCCACCAGGTCTTAGAAGCCTATCAGCCTCAATCAAGAAAATGCCACCTATACCAAGAATTGTATATCAATAACATTACAAAGTGCCAGGAAATGAACAAAATCCAACATAAAAGTCATGATCCGAAGCTGTAAAAAATCATCAGATTCCCAGTTCCAACGTCCAAAATGGATAGCCAGCCAAAAGCTTATTAATGAATCAAACAAAGGATTTCAATTCAAACGtgactttattttcttcttcaaatgACATTGAGTAATGAATTATTTAGTTTTGAACCACATAAAAATTCTAGAAATAAATGTTTCTGGaataaacataaaagaagcaCTCATCAACAAAAAATAGCATGGGATGAAAATATGAAAGATACCTTTCTGGTCCCAATCAATGCCACATCTTGCACAGTGTAACATATCAAAGGAGAGCGATGGATATGGCAACTGTGTTGAAGTGAAAGAAGCAACCATGGCTGGAAGACCCCTCTCAAGTGTAAGCTGAACTTGACTTCCTGAAGGCTCAAAGTTTGCTACGCACATCGTCAAAAGTTGACTCTGAAAGAGGTGCGCACCAAAGCTACCATAGCCACAGCCAATATCCAGTATTGTTCGAAcctaaaaattttagatattttaggATGCTAATATCTCAATAAAATAACATTTCCGGCGCATAACAGTGCACACTATGAACTCGGTTCAAACTCAATGCCATCGTAAACTATCAGCAATATCTAGCAGAAGTCCTATCAAGATCAATATAAGGTTATCATTTCAACATTCATTGATTATTAAGTGAAGATAACAATGAGAtccttaatatataaataattttaatactaTTATTGTTAGAATCAGCTTAAAGTCGTCAGAACACTGTCTTACTCAGCACACTTAAGTAGCAAATTAGAGGCAATTAAGTATGCTGAATTCTATTTAAGCATGTGTCAAACTAATGAAATACAAATACGATGGATGAAAGTACCGAAAAAGTTCAGGCAACAAACACTGAATCTATCCATTTCAAACAGATAGGACAAATGAATTTACCCCGGCTTGTAGGAAGCTAGACTCATTTCTAAGTCCAATCATTTCCGCAATTTGATGCGAGTAGTCTTCGACGCCATCAAACATGAGAGAAGCGGAGCGAAAGGAAATTTGCTCTTCATCAAGCATCATCATCCTGCATCCACAAATGAAAATTTCAGTACCCCAAAGATAGCATCATTACCATATAACATCAATCACCTAAGCCAATATAACATCAATCACCTCTTTGTCAAGCTCCCAGAAGAAAGAACCTCCTGTGCAGTGATTTTCACATTAGCTACCCATATAACATCTCTTCCAGTAGGCCACCTAAGCGGAATCTTATAATTCACCGGCGTAAGCACCAAACAATTTTGCCTGAGCTCGCGGCCACATTGCCGATCAAGCTTATTGCCATCAGAATTTCCCAAAGCCAAGTTCTCAGAAACATTAAAGCAAGGAACATAGTTCTCAAACTCCTGAGAACAAAATTCCAATTCCTTTAACTTCGCTGGACCGCGAGTAAACTCACCAATATCCAACAAATCCGAAACAAGCCTCTCTTGGAGCCTCCTGTAACCATGGTAAACATGACCCCTCGACGAGGAAGAAATCGACAATGTCCACCAAAAGGATCCAGTAAGTGCAAGAACAACTATGAGCAGCAAACTGAACTTCAAGAAATGCAACAAGTTAAGCCGACTTCTTGGGGACCCAACAATGAACGGATCAGAAGCAAAACCATTGTCTGTGATGTTGCCATATTTAGAAGGTGAATTGTTACTATTATTACTATCTGCAAAGAGCAGCCTCAAAGGGAATCTAAGCCATAAAGAAGAAGGGCTTTGATCTGAGGGAGCCTTTTTATCCAaatcttctttttctgttttctcttTGGATTGGGAATCAGGGATCTGAATCCCAGAAACACCTCTCTGAAGAGGTCTTGACATTGATTCAATGACCAAACCCAAAACAGTTGCAAAAAGAAGCCTCAACTACTTAAATAAATGCTATATGGTTAGAACAATATATGGATGGATACACTAAGAAACCAATGGAAGTGTGTTATTTCAGCACCATTCACCATTGCCACTAGCGCAAACGCAAACctgaaactaaaattaattaattaataaataaattagagaAACCGTGTGAATCTTGAAGTTGTTCAATCAGAACAGAGTAAGAGTACTTTCAAAGCAAATTCAgaatattttgaaataaataattgttttatacaattattatttttttagtttcacgtAAGAGAATTAAAAACAAGGGAGTGAGGACAAGGAAGAGCATTAATTAAATCACCGCACTAGATCCCATCACGGACCACCAGTGCTGAAATGGATATGTACCAACAATCATAAAAACCAACCCGTCAAAAAcgttgaaaattaaataaaaataataataacaacttgaCTACTTGAGTTGTAATCAAAAGGTAAAGTTTTGGTGCTATGAGTTGGTAGATATTAACAGAACAATGATAGAAAATACTTTTGCAGTTGACGCTAGCAAAGGTAGTTCAACTTCAAAAGTAGTAACTGAATTTCAAACTCCTTTCATTTGACAAAAGAAGGACGAATTCAGCTTCAGTACGATCTAACATAAAGAGAAAAACGCAAAACCAATTTGGTGTGAGATCAGATCAAATGAGAAACAGAAGAAATGAAAGGAGAAGTGAGTGAGCAGAACCACTACCTCGTTGAgagaaagagaatgaggatgCGTGTGAATTTTGTGGTGCTTGTTGTTGGGTTGGGTTGGGTTGCTTGTGGCACAAATTTACAAAAACGAAGACACACAGCTCATGATGTTCCCTGCTCTCTCCTCTGGCTCGGTGTATATTATGGCTTTGGGTTTTGGGTTCATTCTGTGGGATCAGTGATTGGTATTTCTTACTTTCCTCTCTGTGTTTTTACTGTCTGTCTCTCCGCACACGCTTTAATATGTGGAATGATTACGGTGCTTAGGAAATTAAAGGGAGAGTAAAGGAAAAACTGACAGACACTGAGACAGTGTGTCAATGAGCATGAACCAGATTTTGTACTGATTCGATCGACACCCTGACAGACGCTGCTTTTTCGGCTTAATATATTGTAGGAACAAGGAACggcttcttttttatttaaataattttttaattttttattttatattattgtaaaaacaattatatttttgtggagattttttttatttaaattaataaaatataacatttatGAAAACAATTAATCTCAAAATCTAAGTCATTTAACCtatcaaatccaaccaaatagTTTTAACTTAATTCACCTCCACGCATCATTATTTCTAACAAATTTTTGACTTAATGCGCAAATATAGTCTTTTCATCTGGATTTCGTTTTCTATTTGAAAATTTTCTGCATCTTCTAGATTTTCTACATTCTCTTTCTTTTCTATGTTTTCTTTATTATTTGCGTTCTCTTCATTCAAGATTAATGCTCTTTAATCTGAATTGAATTTGAGgattaaattttttgaaacaagTAGTGAAATCAGTTTTGAACAGGTATTTTGATTCAAGTTTAGACTATCAATTGAACCAAGACGAATTGAATTATAGTTTTGAATCGAATCAAGTGTTTGAGGTATGGTTCGAATATAGTTAATGTagttcgttagtagtttatgattctgtagttGAACAATTGTGGTATAAAACCTAAAACAAAATTTGtgttattgttaaaaaatttcggtgttatttattttgataagttcttcATAATtgaaaactcttcttcttcctccttcttattttatgatgattttccttcttctttttcaccatcaacatctttttttattattaatcttttctttcttattttaccttctcatgtttcttcttattttactctcttagcaagaataaaaataagaaaaaatcaaataaagaaaaaaaatgcataatgatataaaattacaagaaaaatgatgaacatacattcattcaactaaataaaattacaatACATTACAAACATGTTCATTCAAATCTAATATGAGAAGTAATATTcctaggaggaggaggaggaggaggaagaggaggaggagagcaatacaaaaatattattgtgTTTTAGTAAAATTTCGGtgtaaaaactaataaatttatgtgttattgttaaaaaattttggtgttatttattttgataaattctacataattcaaaactttaactcttcatcttctgctactttttttttccatctttttcatcatcatcatcttccttttttcttattattcatctttttctttttgatttaccTTCTCATAttgcttttaattttactttattaacaaaaataaaaataagaaaaaatcaaacaaagaagaagaagaaacatataatgctacaaaattactaaaaagaggatgaacctacattcatttaactaactAAGATTTCAATACATTACAAATATATTCATTCAAGTCTAATGTGCCAATGTTCCTAAAAAAATAACAgcaacagaaaaaagaaaaaagaaaaaaatgaagcattaaaaaagatatttttgtgcttttgtagcaaaattttagtgtaaaaactaaaaaatttaagtattattattaagaaattttggtgttatttattctgataagttctacataattcaaaactcttcttcttcctcctcctaatcttcttctgcttcttcttcttcttttaaacctttttcatcatcaacaacttttttttcttgttttaccttttcatattttttcttattttactctcttaataaaaataaaaataagacaaaataaaataaagaaaaagaagaaacactaatgttacaaaattactaagaagaggatgaacatatattcattcaaataAATAAGATTATAATACATTACAAATATGTTCATTCAAGTATAATATGAAAAGCAATGCTTCTACAAAAAATAAGagcaacaaaaacagaaaaaaagaaagaaagaagaaatgaagaagaaaaaaaatacaacattaaagaagatatttttgtaCTTTTGTAGCAAATTTTTTGTGTAAAAACGATAAATTTATGTGTCattgttaagaaattttggtgttatttgtTCTAATAAGttttgtataatttaaaattcttccttttcttctctttattttctagtgctttttcttcttcttcatcttcttcttatttcattttcttttaattcttcttcttttactcttttaaaaggaataaaatcaaaagaaagaagaaaaaaccaATGCTGtaaaattactaggaagaaaagaagaaaaaga contains:
- the LOC112703188 gene encoding probable pectin methyltransferase QUA2; translated protein: MSRPLQRGVSGIQIPDSQSKEKTEKEDLDKKAPSDQSPSSLWLRFPLRLLFADSNNSNNSPSKYGNITDNGFASDPFIVGSPRSRLNLLHFLKFSLLLIVVLALTGSFWWTLSISSSSRGHVYHGYRRLQERLVSDLLDIGEFTRGPAKLKELEFCSQEFENYVPCFNVSENLALGNSDGNKLDRQCGRELRQNCLVLTPVNYKIPLRWPTGRDVIWVANVKITAQEVLSSGSLTKRMMMLDEEQISFRSASLMFDGVEDYSHQIAEMIGLRNESSFLQAGVRTILDIGCGYGSFGAHLFQSQLLTMCVANFEPSGSQVQLTLERGLPAMVASFTSTQLPYPSLSFDMLHCARCGIDWDQKGGIFLIEADRLLRPGGYFVWTSPLTNARNKESQKRWKFVQDFAQSICWEMLSQQDETAVWKKTSKKSCYSSRKPGSGPSLCGKSHDIETPYYRVLQNCIGGTQNSRWIPIEKREAWPSRANLNKNELAVHGLQSDELAEDTDSWKTAVNNYWSLLSPLIFSDHPKRPGEEDPSPPYNMFRNVLDMNAEFGGFNLALLQAKKSVWVMNVVSMSGPNHLPLIQDRGFVGILHDWCEAFPSYPRTYDLVHAAGLLSLEFAKPRRCTMLDLFIEIDRLLRPEGWVIIRDTVPLVESARALTTQLKWDARVIETESDSDQRLLICQKPFYKRQSS